In Campylobacter concisus, the sequence AATATAAAAAAACGGCTAATTTTTTCACTTGCTAACAACCTTTTTTATAAATTCTCGCCACTGCTTGATGATGTTTTCTTTGCTAAATAAATTTGCACTTTCGCTGGCGTTTTTTGCTAGTTTTTGCCTTAAATTTTCATCTTTTAAAAGCATTTCAAGCTTATCTTTTAGATCATTTGCGTCGCCATTTTTAAAGATAAGTCCGTCCGTGCCGTCATTTATAAGCTCCCTTGCGCCCACGGTGTCACTGCTTAGCCTAGCGCAACCAAAAGCGCCTGATTCTATTAGCACATTTGAAAGCCCCTCGCTTCTTGAGCTAAGAGTAAAAATTTTTGCCTCGCTATAAAGCTTTGTGACGTCGCTCATATGGCCTAAGAATTTGATGTTAAGCCCTAAATTTGACGCCATTTGCTTTAGCTGTACTTCTTGCCTGCCACTGCCTGCGATCTTTATCTCCCAGCCATCAAGCAAGCTCTTATCTACCTTGCTAAGCGCCTCAAAATAGACATCATAGCCCTTTACCACCTCCAGCCTCGCCACGCTTAAGATGACGTTTTGCTTCTTGCAAATTTTAGGCATGTCGATAAAAAGTGGGTTGTGGATGACCTCGCAGTTTTTGACAAATTTATAGTACTCGTAGTCGCTTTTGCTTAGCACGCTTAAGCCATCTACAAATTTATAGGAAATATCACGCATAGCGCTTGCGATTTTGCTTTTTAAGTAGCTATGCTCGTGATGCTCGGTTGCTATTAGTTTGCTCCTTAGATCAGCATTTGCCAGCACACAAGCGACATTTGTCCAGTCGATAAAGCTCATTATAAGATCAGCTCTTTGCTCTTTAAAAAGTGCTCTAAGGGCGAGGATTTTCTTAAATTTTAAAGCGACACCTGAGCCAGTGACGTTAAGATTTATGATATTTATATTGTCACTAAATTTATAAAGCCCAAGATCCTCTTCAAGCAGGGCGATAGTGATCTCATTGTCCTTGCTAAGCTCATTTGCAAGCACATTTAGCACTCGCTCAGCTCCGCCATTTCTAAGTGCGGCGATGACAAAAAGAATTTTCACTTCACACCTCCAAGCCTTAAAAGCTCTAGCCATTTTTTATAAATTTGCTCCACGCTAAACT encodes:
- a CDS encoding glycosyltransferase, coding for MKILFVIAALRNGGAERVLNVLANELSKDNEITIALLEEDLGLYKFSDNINIINLNVTGSGVALKFKKILALRALFKEQRADLIMSFIDWTNVACVLANADLRSKLIATEHHEHSYLKSKIASAMRDISYKFVDGLSVLSKSDYEYYKFVKNCEVIHNPLFIDMPKICKKQNVILSVARLEVVKGYDVYFEALSKVDKSLLDGWEIKIAGSGRQEVQLKQMASNLGLNIKFLGHMSDVTKLYSEAKIFTLSSRSEGLSNVLIESGAFGCARLSSDTVGARELINDGTDGLIFKNGDANDLKDKLEMLLKDENLRQKLAKNASESANLFSKENIIKQWREFIKKVVSK